The Pseudoliparis swirei isolate HS2019 ecotype Mariana Trench unplaced genomic scaffold, NWPU_hadal_v1 hadal_27, whole genome shotgun sequence genome includes a window with the following:
- the si:dkey-288a3.2 gene encoding protein phosphatase 1 regulatory subunit 37 — MRWVRSGSVRVRSRSVGSVGSVGSVGSVEIRGEPLDLSSCDALEVVLKSLRFDFINLQVARLEESGAASLLDMILFYESTTHLDMSDSSSMGASSWRALAHLIKQVGVCEAVDVCNVPVVDFPSRSLSKALLTSRLTVLHLHNAQLSGMPLYTLVGALRTNTALKELHLTNNHLNGSQDALHLGDLLRYNSTLHTVQLSSNAVAGQPLVRQLSPAGEAGKGRAPGGPWGEAG, encoded by the exons ATGCGG TGGGTCCGGTCGGGGTCGGTCAGGGTCCGGTCCAGGTCGGTCGGGTCGGTCGGGTCGGTCGGATCAGTCGGGTCGGTCGAGATTAGAG GTGAGCCGTTGGACCTGAGCTCCTGCGACGCTCTGGAAGTCGTCCTCAAATCGCTGCGCTTTGATTTCATCAACCTGCAGGTGGCACGACTGGAAGAGAGC ggagCAGCGTCTCTGCTGGACATGATCTTGTTCTATGAATCCACGACTCACCTGGACATGTcggacagcagcagcatggggGCCTCGAGCTGGAGGGCCCTGGCTCATCTGATCAAGCAggtgggggtctgt GAGGCTGTGGATGTGTGTAACGTTCCCGTGGTGGACTTCCCGTCCCGGTCTCTGTCCAAAGCTCTGCTGACCAGCCGGCTCACAGTGCTGCACCTTCACAACGCCCAGCTCAGCGGCATGCCACTCTACACACTGG TCGGCGCCCTGAGGACCAACACGGCCTTGAAGGAGCTCCACCTCACCAACAACCACCTGAACGGCTCCCAGGACGCGCTCCACCTGGGGGACCTGCTGCGCTACAACTCCACCCTCCACACCGTGCAGCTCAGCAGCAACGCCGTGGCCGGGCAGCCCTTGGTGCGGCAGCTCAGCCCG